A window from Candidatus Korarchaeum sp. encodes these proteins:
- the cadA gene encoding cadmium-translocating P-type ATPase has protein sequence MVKDPVCGMDVDPKRAEYKLTYQGQEYYFCSKACMEEFSRDPKRYLSGGHHEGHVHHSSDLKRKLIASLILTIPIFLTSDVAEDLGISLGIHQGIIGLISASLLFLYGGYPFLRGAVSELKERSPGMMLLVSIGISASFFYSLYSFLSGGSKAFYLELALLIDIMLIGHFIEAKVISAATSSMDLLVRLLPYEAHLISDGSYRDVPVRELKPGDIVLVKPGERVPADGVIIEGASSFDESILTGESAPVVRGKGGSVIAGSINLEGAVKIEVKRTGEDSYLGQVERLIKEIRSSRSRFKEIADRAAFFLTIFVIASGAITLAYWSLKGHSLGFAIERAVSVVVVACPHALGLAIPIVIQRTAMLSSSRGILLKSREALERAKDVKVIVFDKTGTLTEGKFRVKRVEALNGFDELEVLKLAASLDYLSSHPVARAIVRKAEEEGIKLVDVREFRSIPGVGVEGIVEGRRVSITAGSDIVESGSTAVQIIVDGALAGIVELEDDPKEGVERAIEELKGMGYEVHMLTGDRRAVASKLSERLGIDSYHAEVKPHEKVDIIREMQEKGLAVAMVGDGINDAPALLQADVGIAIGAGTDIAIESADVILVRSDIRDVVYFFKLAKSSYRKMLENVLWSIGYNSLTIPLAAGALAGLVVIGPAIGALIMSMSDIIVVLNAISLNVK, from the coding sequence ATGGTTAAGGACCCTGTGTGCGGGATGGACGTCGACCCTAAGAGAGCGGAGTACAAGCTCACTTACCAAGGACAGGAATACTATTTCTGCTCTAAAGCATGTATGGAGGAATTCTCGAGGGATCCAAAACGCTACTTATCTGGAGGTCATCATGAGGGCCACGTCCATCATTCCTCCGATTTAAAGAGGAAGCTTATAGCCTCCCTAATCCTCACAATCCCTATTTTTCTCACATCGGATGTGGCTGAGGATCTGGGGATCTCGCTTGGAATACATCAGGGAATAATAGGGCTGATCTCGGCATCTCTCCTCTTCCTCTACGGTGGCTACCCCTTCCTCAGAGGGGCTGTATCTGAGCTCAAGGAGAGGAGCCCGGGGATGATGTTGCTCGTCTCCATAGGGATCTCAGCATCGTTCTTCTACAGCCTATATTCCTTCCTATCAGGGGGTTCTAAAGCCTTCTACCTGGAGCTCGCTCTCCTGATAGATATAATGTTGATAGGGCACTTCATAGAGGCTAAAGTTATATCTGCAGCCACGAGCTCGATGGATCTGCTCGTGAGACTCCTCCCTTATGAGGCCCACCTCATCTCAGACGGTAGCTACAGGGACGTCCCCGTCAGGGAGCTGAAGCCCGGAGATATAGTCCTCGTTAAACCCGGGGAGAGGGTACCAGCCGATGGCGTTATTATAGAGGGCGCCTCCTCCTTCGATGAATCCATCCTGACCGGGGAATCCGCCCCAGTGGTTAGGGGGAAGGGCGGGAGCGTTATAGCCGGTAGCATTAATCTAGAGGGAGCAGTCAAGATAGAGGTCAAGAGGACGGGAGAAGATAGCTATCTGGGTCAAGTTGAGAGGTTGATCAAGGAGATAAGATCCTCCAGATCTAGATTCAAGGAAATAGCTGATAGAGCTGCGTTCTTCCTCACAATATTCGTCATAGCCTCGGGAGCGATTACCCTAGCCTATTGGTCATTGAAAGGTCATAGCTTGGGCTTCGCTATCGAGAGGGCTGTCTCGGTCGTCGTAGTTGCCTGCCCTCACGCGCTGGGCCTAGCTATCCCTATCGTAATACAGAGGACGGCTATGCTATCCTCGAGCAGGGGCATACTGCTGAAGTCGAGGGAAGCCTTGGAGAGGGCTAAGGACGTGAAGGTCATAGTATTCGATAAGACAGGCACTCTAACTGAGGGTAAATTCAGAGTGAAGAGGGTAGAAGCCCTTAACGGCTTCGATGAGCTCGAGGTCCTGAAGTTAGCTGCTTCACTAGATTACCTCTCGAGCCACCCTGTAGCTAGGGCCATCGTGAGGAAAGCTGAGGAGGAAGGGATAAAGCTAGTCGACGTGAGGGAGTTCAGGAGCATCCCGGGTGTGGGTGTGGAGGGGATTGTAGAGGGCAGAAGGGTCTCCATTACTGCTGGATCGGATATAGTCGAATCTGGGAGCACGGCTGTCCAGATAATTGTAGATGGAGCGTTAGCTGGGATCGTGGAGTTAGAGGACGATCCCAAGGAGGGAGTTGAGAGGGCTATCGAGGAGCTCAAGGGGATGGGCTACGAGGTTCACATGCTCACTGGGGATAGGAGGGCTGTTGCCTCTAAACTCTCTGAGAGATTGGGAATAGATAGCTATCATGCTGAAGTGAAACCTCATGAGAAAGTCGATATAATAAGGGAGATGCAGGAGAAGGGCTTAGCTGTCGCTATGGTGGGGGACGGGATAAACGACGCTCCAGCGCTGCTGCAAGCCGATGTAGGTATCGCTATAGGTGCTGGCACAGATATAGCTATAGAGAGCGCTGACGTAATACTAGTCAGGAGCGATATAAGGGATGTGGTCTACTTCTTCAAGCTGGCCAAGTCCTCATACAGGAAGATGCTCGAGAACGTCCTCTGGTCCATAGGATATAATTCGCTGACTATCCCTCTCGCAGCGGGGGCCTTAGCGGGGCTAGTGGTGATAGGACCCGCGATAGGGGCTTTGATAATGAGTATGAGCGATATCATCGTTGTGTTGAATGCGATATCCCTCAACGTCAAGTAG
- a CDS encoding ABC transporter ATP-binding protein, whose product MMLKIEDLSVRYFTKKGVVYAVDNVSLEVRKGEALALVGESGSGKSTLGFAIMRIVPPPGRIVGGRIILEGRDIMGLREEEMREIRGSKVSMVFQDPFTTLDPLRRVNDIVAEVMIEHGVDEREARERAIHLLRRVGIPEKLIDAYPHQLSGGQKQRVAIAAAIAMNPSLLIADEPTTALDVIVQRQIMDLLDEIRKEMSMILITHDIALALERADRICVMYAGKVMEVADKGMIMKEALHPYTKGLLSSLPRLLSREWPSSIPGTPPDLREPPKGCRFHPRCSKAMDICREQTPDLFSVDGRLVSCWLYGR is encoded by the coding sequence ATGATGCTCAAGATAGAGGACCTCAGCGTGAGGTACTTCACTAAGAAGGGAGTAGTTTACGCTGTGGATAACGTATCCCTCGAGGTCAGGAAGGGAGAGGCTTTAGCTTTAGTTGGCGAGAGCGGGAGCGGTAAATCCACCTTAGGCTTCGCGATAATGAGGATAGTCCCTCCTCCAGGGAGGATAGTGGGAGGCAGGATAATCCTCGAGGGTAGGGATATAATGGGGCTGAGAGAGGAGGAGATGAGGGAGATAAGGGGATCCAAGGTCTCCATGGTATTCCAGGATCCCTTCACTACGCTAGACCCTCTGAGGAGGGTGAACGATATAGTGGCTGAGGTCATGATAGAGCATGGAGTGGATGAGAGGGAAGCGAGGGAGAGAGCTATACATTTATTGAGGCGTGTAGGTATACCTGAGAAGTTAATTGACGCGTATCCCCACCAATTGAGCGGGGGGCAGAAGCAGAGAGTAGCTATAGCTGCAGCCATAGCGATGAACCCCTCCCTGCTCATAGCTGATGAGCCCACAACAGCACTGGATGTGATAGTTCAGAGGCAGATAATGGACCTCCTTGATGAGATAAGGAAGGAAATGAGCATGATCTTGATAACTCACGATATAGCTCTAGCTCTAGAGAGGGCAGACAGGATATGCGTGATGTACGCTGGTAAGGTGATGGAAGTAGCTGATAAAGGTATGATTATGAAGGAGGCTCTGCATCCATATACGAAGGGGCTCCTCTCCTCATTGCCAAGGCTCCTCTCGAGAGAATGGCCCTCATCAATCCCGGGGACGCCTCCGGATCTCAGGGAGCCACCTAAGGGATGCAGATTCCACCCTAGGTGCAGTAAGGCTATGGATATATGCAGAGAGCAGACTCCTGATCTCTTCAGCGTAGACGGACGCTTGGTCTCCTGCTGGTTATATGGGAGGTGA
- a CDS encoding ABC transporter permease: MGLARYIGVRTLLIIPTIMILYTLVFFILRILPGNPVLAVLGTKNIPEEQLRAIMERLGLNKPIHVQYFEYLANLLRGDMGVSLVIQGRPIARDIIERLPATIELSISSIIVSLVLGVSFGYIAARRRGKIIDSSIRVLGSFLYTIFIPWFGMLLQIIFGIWLRLLPIGGRITPGIAPSGPTGFVLLDSLIQGDLYAFLDSLKYLILPSITLGIMLSGPYMRLARNNMIKALDSGFSLAYRARGIKEDKIVRYSLKHAMIPVVTYTGLQFALLLGGAVLTETTFSWPGIGTYLVEKVFYRDYPAIQAVVIVFAFFVGVISLIVDIIYAYIDPRIRY, encoded by the coding sequence ATGGGGCTCGCTAGATACATTGGGGTGAGGACCCTCCTGATAATACCGACTATAATGATCCTCTATACGCTGGTATTCTTCATCTTGAGGATCCTCCCGGGGAATCCCGTCTTAGCGGTGCTGGGTACGAAGAACATACCTGAGGAGCAATTGAGGGCCATAATGGAGAGGCTCGGTTTGAACAAGCCCATTCACGTCCAGTACTTCGAGTACTTAGCTAACCTGCTCAGGGGGGATATGGGGGTCAGTTTAGTGATTCAGGGGAGGCCCATAGCTCGAGATATAATTGAGAGGCTTCCAGCGACTATAGAGCTCTCTATCTCCTCCATAATAGTCAGCTTAGTCTTAGGGGTCTCGTTCGGTTATATAGCTGCCAGGAGAAGGGGAAAGATCATAGATTCTTCTATAAGGGTCCTCGGCTCATTTCTGTACACTATATTCATCCCTTGGTTCGGTATGCTCCTCCAGATAATTTTCGGGATCTGGTTGAGGCTCCTCCCGATAGGGGGGAGGATCACGCCTGGGATAGCTCCTTCAGGACCGACTGGATTCGTCCTCCTCGACTCACTCATTCAAGGGGATTTATATGCCTTCCTAGATTCCCTCAAGTACCTGATACTCCCATCTATAACTTTGGGAATAATGCTGAGCGGCCCTTACATGAGGTTAGCGAGGAACAACATGATCAAGGCACTGGACTCTGGTTTCTCCCTAGCTTATAGGGCGAGGGGGATTAAGGAGGATAAGATAGTCAGGTACTCTCTCAAGCACGCTATGATACCTGTAGTCACATACACCGGGCTTCAGTTCGCCCTCTTACTGGGAGGGGCTGTCTTAACTGAGACAACCTTCAGTTGGCCGGGTATAGGGACTTACTTAGTTGAGAAGGTCTTTTACAGGGATTATCCAGCGATACAGGCTGTTGTGATAGTTTTCGCTTTCTTCGTTGGTGTGATAAGCTTGATCGTGGATATTATTTACGCTTACATAGATCCGAGGATAAGGTATTGA
- a CDS encoding MBL fold metallo-hydrolase, producing MCCGPFESLCYLIEDKTGKNSLLIDAGCPAEDVVRLIEERGLKLEVILITHTHFDHLMGLSEIVRATNCRALAHPMDLEMLPLYWKEDFGTLPRIEPIEDGIRIKLGELSFLAIHTPGHTPGSTCYYSSEINSVFTGDTLFKGAVGTLRYSGKPDYKQMRKSLRKLLSLPEDTSVFPGHGDPTTIGEERDTILSF from the coding sequence ATATGCTGCGGCCCCTTCGAGAGCCTCTGCTACCTAATTGAGGATAAAACTGGGAAGAACTCGCTCCTCATAGATGCCGGATGCCCAGCCGAGGATGTCGTAAGGCTCATTGAGGAGAGGGGATTGAAGCTAGAAGTCATCTTGATAACTCATACGCACTTCGATCACTTAATGGGGCTCAGTGAGATAGTGAGAGCAACGAACTGCAGGGCACTAGCCCATCCCATGGACTTGGAGATGCTCCCCCTCTACTGGAAGGAGGACTTCGGCACCCTCCCGAGGATAGAACCTATAGAGGATGGGATCAGGATAAAGTTGGGGGAATTGAGTTTCCTAGCCATTCATACACCGGGGCACACTCCCGGGAGCACTTGCTACTACTCGAGTGAGATAAATTCTGTGTTCACGGGGGATACGCTATTCAAGGGCGCTGTGGGTACCTTACGCTACTCAGGGAAGCCGGACTACAAGCAGATGAGGAAGAGCTTGAGGAAGTTATTGAGCCTCCCCGAGGATACTTCAGTTTTTCCTGGGCACGGGGATCCCACTACTATAGGGGAGGAGAGAGATACAATACTGAGCTTCTAA
- a CDS encoding ABC transporter ATP-binding protein, whose translation MLLKLEAVKMYFYLGTLGRRKVVRAVDGIDAEVERGEVLGIVGESGSGKSTLGRVALRLYKPTEGRVIFDGTDITEMSEGALRRMRRRMQLIPQDPYGSFNPVQKLGDSLIEPLEVHFGISREEAGDRVSKMLERVGLSPPEEFMERKPYQLSGGQLQRVAIARAMLLEPDFIVADEPTSNLDLSIRASILELLMEFKERLGQGLMFITHDIVLASLISNRIAVLYLGRVMEEGATADLVRDPKNPYTKALLSSIPLERSGFEEITLKGDIADPSNPPPGCKLHPRCPYAMQMCSEREPPLIDLDGRKVRCWLQSR comes from the coding sequence ATGCTCCTGAAATTAGAGGCCGTCAAGATGTACTTCTACTTAGGTACTCTCGGGAGGAGGAAGGTCGTCAGGGCTGTAGATGGAATAGATGCTGAAGTCGAGAGGGGGGAGGTGCTCGGTATAGTTGGCGAGAGCGGGAGCGGTAAGTCGACCCTCGGTAGAGTGGCTCTGAGGCTCTATAAACCGACTGAGGGCAGAGTGATATTCGATGGCACTGATATAACTGAGATGAGCGAGGGTGCCCTCAGGAGGATGAGGAGGAGGATGCAGTTAATCCCTCAGGATCCTTATGGGAGCTTCAATCCAGTTCAGAAGCTCGGTGACTCTCTTATCGAGCCCCTAGAGGTACACTTCGGGATATCGAGGGAGGAAGCTGGGGATAGGGTATCGAAGATGTTGGAGAGAGTCGGTCTCTCCCCTCCGGAGGAATTCATGGAGAGGAAGCCCTATCAGTTGAGCGGGGGCCAGCTCCAGAGAGTAGCTATAGCTAGGGCTATGTTGCTAGAGCCGGATTTCATAGTGGCTGATGAGCCCACTTCCAACCTGGATCTATCTATAAGAGCCTCCATACTCGAGCTGCTCATGGAGTTCAAGGAGAGGCTGGGGCAGGGCCTGATGTTCATAACTCACGATATAGTCCTGGCTAGCTTGATATCCAACAGGATAGCCGTCCTCTACCTAGGGAGGGTCATGGAGGAGGGGGCCACTGCTGATTTAGTCAGGGATCCGAAGAACCCATATACTAAGGCCCTACTATCCTCAATACCCCTCGAGAGGTCAGGGTTCGAGGAGATCACGCTGAAGGGGGATATAGCTGATCCATCAAACCCGCCTCCCGGATGCAAGCTGCACCCCAGGTGCCCGTACGCTATGCAGATGTGCAGCGAGAGGGAGCCACCTCTCATAGATCTGGACGGTAGGAAGGTCAGGTGCTGGCTCCAAAGCAGATAA
- a CDS encoding ABC transporter permease — protein MSIRGNLFLISGIVIVASILIISILADYIAPFSYDEVAGPPLSPPNGVNLMGTDNLGYDVWSRIVYGSRSVLFVVFTSIILSAAIGIPLGLLSGYISGKLDKALSFIMDSIYAFPSLVLAIALAVVLGPSPVNAAIAIAIVYVPTYFRMVRGQVLSVKTEPFIEVNRALGLPLARMLFRHIMPHVAPTIMVVFSLSSTDAVLTEAALSFLGLSVQPPTPDWGYELYKGKGFLLSGAWWMVFFPGLMITLLAMGFALISEGLSKGEREVI, from the coding sequence TTGTCAATACGCGGGAACCTCTTCTTAATCTCCGGGATAGTTATAGTGGCCTCCATACTCATCATATCGATTCTAGCTGATTACATAGCCCCGTTCTCATACGATGAGGTCGCCGGCCCCCCTCTATCCCCTCCTAACGGGGTCAACTTGATGGGCACTGATAACTTGGGCTACGATGTTTGGTCCAGGATCGTTTACGGATCCAGATCAGTCTTATTCGTCGTCTTCACTTCTATAATACTCAGCGCGGCAATAGGGATCCCACTGGGTCTCCTCAGTGGTTACATAAGTGGGAAGCTCGATAAGGCTCTCTCATTCATAATGGATTCTATATACGCATTCCCGAGCCTCGTCCTAGCTATAGCTCTAGCAGTAGTGCTCGGACCTTCCCCAGTGAACGCTGCTATAGCGATAGCTATAGTCTACGTGCCGACTTACTTCAGGATGGTCAGGGGGCAGGTGCTCAGCGTGAAGACAGAGCCCTTCATAGAGGTGAACAGGGCCCTCGGGCTCCCCCTGGCTAGGATGCTCTTCAGACACATAATGCCCCATGTAGCCCCCACGATAATGGTAGTCTTCAGTTTGAGCAGCACTGATGCCGTGCTGACTGAAGCTGCCCTCAGTTTCTTAGGCCTCTCAGTTCAACCACCCACTCCGGATTGGGGATATGAGCTCTACAAAGGTAAGGGGTTCCTCCTCTCAGGCGCTTGGTGGATGGTCTTCTTCCCAGGGCTCATGATAACGCTACTGGCCATGGGATTCGCTCTGATAAGCGAGGGATTGAGCAAGGGGGAGAGGGAGGTGATATGA
- a CDS encoding ABC transporter substrate-binding protein yields the protein MRRAYLLAILVVLIIIIAAAAYFLLRPAPPTARITLGTTDKISDLDTSNAYDFFTWEVLSNVGEGLYKYEPGTDKLIPGIAERYEVKDGGSTWVFYLKKNVKFCDGTPVKAQDVVRSIKRVMKINGDPAWLVTDFVEDVVALDDYTVQFKLKKPVSYFLALVATPPYFPVHPSYPEDKIVSDATWGGAGAYCIKEFKRDEYLILEANPYYHGDKPKSPSFVIRFYKDASTMRLALERGEIDIAWKTLRPTDYKDLMNNPNYKSVVAPGGFIRYIVLKVDTPPFNNVLVRQALAYAVDRSEIVDKVFLGSVAPLYSMVPNGMWSHLDVFKEKYGDKPNLEMARKLLTQAGYSETKKLKIELWYTPTHYGDTEADVAQLLKKQFEATGMIEVELKSSEWATYLEQQRSGRMNIHLLGWYPDYIDPDDYLTPFLRTESNRWLASGYSNPRVDELLDKAAVEVDTKVRSNYYAEVQRILAEDAPLIPLFQGELILITQKNVNGVLVGPPMLLTYSTIYKS from the coding sequence ATGAGGAGAGCGTATTTACTAGCGATTTTAGTCGTCCTCATAATAATAATCGCTGCAGCAGCTTATTTCCTCCTTAGACCAGCTCCTCCTACCGCTAGGATAACCTTAGGAACCACGGATAAGATCTCCGATTTGGATACATCTAACGCATATGACTTCTTCACGTGGGAGGTCCTCTCTAACGTCGGGGAGGGCTTGTACAAGTACGAGCCCGGTACGGACAAACTCATCCCTGGCATAGCTGAGAGGTACGAAGTGAAGGACGGAGGATCTACTTGGGTATTCTACCTCAAGAAGAACGTCAAGTTCTGCGATGGCACCCCGGTTAAAGCTCAAGACGTCGTCAGGAGCATTAAGAGAGTGATGAAGATAAATGGGGACCCAGCTTGGCTCGTAACTGATTTCGTAGAGGATGTAGTGGCTTTGGATGATTATACTGTGCAATTCAAACTCAAAAAGCCAGTCAGCTACTTCCTCGCCCTAGTGGCTACACCTCCATACTTCCCAGTCCACCCGAGCTACCCAGAGGACAAGATAGTCAGCGATGCTACTTGGGGAGGGGCTGGGGCTTACTGCATCAAGGAGTTCAAGAGGGATGAGTATCTTATACTCGAGGCCAACCCGTACTACCATGGGGATAAGCCGAAGAGCCCGAGCTTCGTGATAAGGTTCTACAAGGATGCTTCGACGATGAGGCTCGCTCTAGAGAGGGGAGAGATAGATATAGCTTGGAAGACCCTCAGGCCGACGGATTACAAGGACCTCATGAACAATCCTAACTACAAGAGCGTAGTCGCACCAGGAGGATTCATAAGGTACATAGTGCTGAAGGTAGATACGCCTCCGTTCAACAACGTATTGGTCAGGCAGGCATTGGCTTACGCTGTCGATAGATCTGAGATAGTGGATAAGGTATTCCTGGGGAGTGTGGCTCCTCTCTACAGCATGGTACCCAATGGGATGTGGAGCCACTTAGATGTCTTCAAGGAGAAGTACGGTGATAAACCGAACCTGGAGATGGCCCGCAAGCTCCTAACTCAAGCGGGCTATAGCGAGACTAAAAAGCTTAAGATAGAGCTATGGTACACGCCCACTCACTACGGTGACACTGAGGCTGATGTAGCTCAACTCCTCAAGAAGCAGTTTGAGGCAACTGGAATGATAGAAGTAGAACTGAAGAGCAGCGAATGGGCAACTTACTTAGAGCAGCAGAGATCTGGGAGGATGAACATTCACCTCCTGGGATGGTATCCTGACTACATAGATCCTGACGATTACCTAACACCCTTCCTCAGGACCGAGTCCAACAGGTGGCTCGCTTCAGGCTACTCAAACCCCAGAGTTGATGAACTACTCGATAAAGCAGCTGTTGAAGTAGATACTAAAGTGAGGAGCAACTATTATGCGGAGGTACAGAGGATATTAGCTGAGGATGCTCCTCTGATCCCTCTATTCCAGGGAGAGCTCATACTCATAACTCAGAAGAATGTGAATGGCGTGCTAGTGGGTCCACCGATGTTACTCACGTACTCCACGATATACAAGAGTTAA